The following coding sequences lie in one Arachis hypogaea cultivar Tifrunner chromosome 4, arahy.Tifrunner.gnm2.J5K5, whole genome shotgun sequence genomic window:
- the LOC112744833 gene encoding uncharacterized protein — protein sequence MGKLLCDSTTVAAEPFQGSPSAALPWRDQKSTAPMDAIGTVDLVAPTNVAAVGGVGGGWEDVIGLEDQQRRHLQRLHAKGVLWKPPPEDEEDDDDSSSSSSSSPSSSSLRSVVFRLSHGGEVSSDGNCLFTASRKAMLGGDDDGGFDVRELRRRTVARFLEDLGSAGFEEREAIDDAIRHMYSPDLKNGWGIHVVQEVKLLAKKEDRFALDSAIEELVHLGMQREMAAESIYKERCIPVNDGPSWAKYMLISGSADDEYDIITLQYTEEGLLSVDENREGHAAAFGDDIAIECLATEFKREIYVVQAHGSDAMVDEENCVFFLPHRPRSQITELPFFLFMKGTGWCGAGADHYEPLIAHPSAFVSQEKVAVVL from the exons ATGGGGAAGCTTCTCTGCGATTCCACCACCGTCGCCGCCGAACCGTTCCAAGGTTCGCCGTCAGCGGCTCTTCCTTGGCGGGATCAGAAATCTACGGCGCCGATGGACGCCATCGGAACTGTAGATCTCGTCGCTCCGACCAACGTTGCCGCCGTTGGAGGCGTCGGCGGCGGTTGGGAGGACGTTATAGGTCTGGAGGACCAGCAGCGGCGCCACTTACAGAGGCTGCACGCTAAAGGCGTACTATGGAAGCCACCGCCGGAGGATGAGGAAGACGATGACGATTCTTCTTCGTCTTCCTCCTCCTCGCCGTCGTCATCTTCTCTCAGATCCGTCGTCTTCCGCCTCTCTCACGGCGGCGAGGTCTCCTCCGACGGTAACTGCCTCTTCACGGCGTCGCGGAAAGCGATGTTAGGAGGCGACGACGACGGCGGATTCGACGTGCGGGAGCTGCGGCGGAGGACGGTAGCAAGGTTTCTGGAGGATCTTGGATCTGCGGGATTTGAGGAGAGAGAAGCGATAGACGACGCGATCCGGCACATGTACTCGCCGGATCTGAAGAACGGTTGGGGGATTCACGTCGTTCAAGAGGTGAAGTTGTTGGCCAAGAAAGAGGACAGGTTCGCCCTCGATTCGGCCATCGAAGAGCTCGTTCACCTCGGCATGCAAAG AGAAATGGCGGCAGAGTCTATTTACAAAGAGAGGTGTATTCCGGTGAATGATGGTCCAAGTTGGGCCAAATACATGTTGATCTCTGGTTCTGCTGATGATGAATATGATATCATCACTTTGCAATATACTGAGGAAGGTTTGTTATCTGTAGATGAGAACAGAGAAGGTCATGCTGCAGCTTTCGGTGATGATATTGCTATTGAGTGCCTTGCAACTGAGTTCAAGCGTGAGATTTATGTG GTGCAAGCACATGGTTCTGATGCCATGGTTGATGAAGAAAATTGTGTTTTCTTCCTTCCCCACCGTCCAAGGAGCCAAATTACAGAGCTTCCCTTCTTCCTTTTCATGAAAGGAACAG GTTGGTGTGGCGCTGGAGCTGACCATTATGAGCCCCTTATTGCACATCCATCTGCCTTTGTTTCGCAAGAAAAGGTTGCTGTTGTACTGTGA
- the LOC112744831 gene encoding protein LAZY 1-like isoform X2, producing MKLLGWMHRKFRQNNSSEPFKDLVIGQSPLDDEQNYLKPNNHGVKLFKNMNQKVMRKSFAGIDSTKEHEDYYIEPSSMCDDDLFPGFLAIGTLGSSSDQVVSDPTSTPTFAISVESITEKEDEVTENDLKLINDELEKVLGADDVSIDYYSSGRNSHVSTGRNSHVSTGRSSHVSIITLSGKPITETHNNNNGGSVCPLQGYLFGTAIELSETTRTSSSSSSTMTAAATATATTKKEHRTSLGELFQRSKLAEECAKNNNENKEEKREGDKSAMNLVKEKLKKRILHHASSRNSTSMNDSSSSAAETKLNKILHMFRKKVHPESSTAAHKYSKQHRKNENKKKIMSDIKGSEIVHPDYDENEDSFINREHWIKTDADYLVLEL from the exons ATGAAG TTACTTGGCTGGATGCATAGGAAATTTCGCCAGAATAATAGTAGTGAACCATTCAAAGACTTGGTCATAG GGCAATCACCACTTGATGATGAACAAAACTATCTCAAACCAAACAACCATGGTGTCAAGCTTTTCAAGAACATGAACCAAAAGGTTATGAGAAAATCCTTTGCAGGCATAGATTCaacaaaagaacatgaagactATTATATTGAACCATCTTCTATGTGTGATGATGATCTCTTCCCTGGGTTCTTAGCAATTGGAACACTTGGATCTTCCTCGGATCAGGTTGTTTCCGACCCGACATCCACTCCGACTTTCGCCATTTCTGTCGAAAGTATCACGGAGAAAGAAGACGAAGTCACCGAGAACGATCTCAAGCTCATTAACGATGAGCTTGAAAAAGTTCTCGGGGCTGATGACGTTAGCATTGATTATTATTCTTCTGGAAGGAACAGCCACGTGAGCACTGGACGGAACAGCCACGTCAGCACTGGACGGAGTAGCCACGTCAGCATAATCACTCTTAGTGGAAAACCAATAACAGAAActcacaacaacaataatggtggttCTGTTTGTCCACTCCAGGGTTATCTCTTTGGAACAGCGATTGAGTTGTCGGAGACAACAAgaacctcttcttcttcttcttcgactaTGACAGCAGCAGCGACGGCGACGGCGACGACAAAGAAAGAGCACAGAACTTCACTTGGGGAATTGTTTCAGAGAAGCAAGTTGGCTGAAGAGTGCGCAaagaataataatgaaaataaggaagagaaaagggaaggtgATAAGTCTGCCATGAATTTGGTGAAAGAGAAGCTGAAGAAAAGGATCCTTCATCATGCTTCTTCAAGGAACTCCACATCAATGAATGATTCTTCTTCCTCTGCTGCTGAGACAAAACTCAATAAG ATTCTGCATATGTTTCGCAAGAAAGTTCATCCAGAAAGCTCAACAGCTGCACATAAATATTCTAAACAACACCGAAAAAATGAGAACAAGAAGAAGATTATGAGTGACATCAAAGGTAGTGAAATAGTTCATCCAGATTATGATGAAAATGAAGATTCATTCATCAACAGGGAGCACTGGATCAAAACAGATGCAGATT ACTTAGTTCTAGAGCTCTGA
- the LOC112744834 gene encoding glucose-6-phosphate 1-dehydrogenase 2, chloroplastic-like isoform X1: protein MATICSTHCRSYPSLQPVSSPSSKLGHVPQHVTLSSSASKRFLAAKVSLKSQSDSNEVAVHTHQPQQSDGAATAAAVPVDIDTTQKLLNSELLSFTSAEESRAEASSYNNGNESVSITVVGASGDLAKKKIFPALFALYYEDCLPKHFTIFGYARSKMTDAELRTMVSKTLTCRIDKRENCGEKMDEFLKRCFYHSGQYDSQENFAALDKKLKEHENGKASNRLFYLSIPPNIFIDAVKCASSSASSGNGWTRVIVEKPFGRDSESSAALTKSLKQYLREDQIFRIDHYLGKELVENLSVLRFSNLIFEPLWSRQYIRNVQFIFSEDFGTEGRGGYFDNYGIIRDIMQNHLLQILALFAMETPVSLDAEDIRNEKVKVLRSMRPLELGTMVIGQYKSHTKGGVTYPAYTDDKTVPKDSLTPTFAAAALFIDNARWDGVPFLMKAGKALHKKGAEIRVQFRHVPGNLYNRTFGTDLDRATNELVIRVQPDEAIYLKINNKVPGLGMKLDRSHLNLHYAARYSKEIPDAYERLLLDAIEGERRLFIRSDELDAAWSLFTPVLKELEEKRVVPEYYPYGSRGPVGAHYLAARYNVRWGDLGIDMDQ, encoded by the exons ATGGCTACCATCTGTTCGACGCATTGCCGCTCATACCCTTCGCTGCAACCTGTTTCTTCGCCATCGTCTAAGCTCGGTCACGTGCCGCAGCACGTGACCCTGTCGTCTTCCGCATCGAAGCGGTTCCTTGCAGCTAAGGTGTCCCTGAAATCTCAGTCAGATTCCAACGAGGTTGCCGTTCACACCCACCAGCCACAACAAAGCGATG GTGCTGCCACAGCTGCCGCAGTCCCTGTTGATATTGACACTACTCAGAAGCTTTTGAATTCTGAATTATTGTCATTTACCTCGGCGGAGGAGTCTCGAGCTGAAGCCAGCTCTTACAACAATGGGAACGAGTCTGTTAGTATTACTGTCGTTGGAGCCTCTGGAGACCTTGCTAAGAAGAAGATATTTCCGGCCCTCTTTGCACTTTACTATGAGGATTGTCTTCCTAAG CACTTCACCATCTTTGGTTATGCTCGAAGTAAGATGACTGATGCTGAACTGAGAACCATGGTTAGCAAGACTCTCACTTGTAGAATTGATAAGAG AGAGAACTGCGGTGAAAAGATGGATGAGTTTCTTAAGAGATGCTTCTACCATTCTGGTCAGTATGACTCTCAGGAAAACTTTGCAGCGCTGGACAAGAAGCTTAAGGAACATGAG AATGGGAAAGCTTCTAATCGCCTGTTCTATCTATCAATTCCTCCAAACATATTCATAGATGCTGTAAAATGTGCCAGTTCATCAGCATCTTCTGGTAATGGTTGGACAAGAGTCATTGTTGAGAAGCCTTTTGGTCGAGATTCAGAATCTTCAGCTGCTTTAACAAAATCGCTCAAGCAGTATCTTCGTGAGGATCAAATTTTCAG GATTGACCACTACCTGGGGAAAGAGCTTGTGGAAAATCTATCTGTTCTCAGATTTTCAAATCTCATTTTTGAACCATTATGGTCAAGGCAGTACATAAGAAATGTACAGTTCATATTCTCAGAAGATTTTGGCACTGAAGGGCGTGGAGG GTACTTTGACAATTATGGTATCATAAGAGATATTATGCAGAATCACTTACTTCAAATACTAGCCCTCTTTGCAATGGAAACCCCTGTTAGTTTGGATGCAGAGGATATTAGAAATGAAAAG GTTAAAGTTCTTCGTTCAATGAGACCATTGGAACTTGGGACTATGGTTATAGGGCAGTACAAGAGTCACACCAAAGGAGGTGTTACATATCCAGCATACACGGATGACAAAACTGTACCGAAGGACAGCTTAACTCCAACATTTGCTGCAGCTGCCCTTTTCATAGATAACGCAAGATGGGACGGAGTGCCTTTTCTGATGAAGGCTGGGAAAGCATTACACAAAAAGGG AGCTGAGATACGGGTACAGTTCAGGCATGTGCCAGGCAACTTGTACAATCGGACTTTTGGGACTGATCTTGATCGGGCCACGAATGAACTTGTTATAAGAGTACAGCCTGATGAAGCTATTTATTTGAAGATCAACAACAAAGTTCCAGGTCTAGGAATGAAATTGGACCGCAGTCATCTGAATCTGCACTATGCAGCAAG ataTTCGAAGGAGATTCCAGATGCATATGAGAGGCTACTTCTGGATGCCATCGAAGGAGAAAGAAGACTCTTTATACGCAGCGATGAGCTCGATGCTGCATGGTCACTCTTTACACCTGTATTGAAGGAGCTAGAAGAGAAACGGGTAGTTCCAGAGTACTATCCTTATGGTAGTCGGGGTCCGGTTGGCGCTCACTATCTTGCCGCCCGATACAATGTCCGGTGGGGTGACCTTGGGATAGACATGGATCAATGA
- the LOC112744834 gene encoding glucose-6-phosphate 1-dehydrogenase 2, chloroplastic-like isoform X3 — translation MNVGAATAAAVPVDIDTTQKLLNSELLSFTSAEESRAEASSYNNGNESVSITVVGASGDLAKKKIFPALFALYYEDCLPKHFTIFGYARSKMTDAELRTMVSKTLTCRIDKRENCGEKMDEFLKRCFYHSGQYDSQENFAALDKKLKEHENGKASNRLFYLSIPPNIFIDAVKCASSSASSGNGWTRVIVEKPFGRDSESSAALTKSLKQYLREDQIFRIDHYLGKELVENLSVLRFSNLIFEPLWSRQYIRNVQFIFSEDFGTEGRGGYFDNYGIIRDIMQNHLLQILALFAMETPVSLDAEDIRNEKVKVLRSMRPLELGTMVIGQYKSHTKGGVTYPAYTDDKTVPKDSLTPTFAAAALFIDNARWDGVPFLMKAGKALHKKGAEIRVQFRHVPGNLYNRTFGTDLDRATNELVIRVQPDEAIYLKINNKVPGLGMKLDRSHLNLHYAARYSKEIPDAYERLLLDAIEGERRLFIRSDELDAAWSLFTPVLKELEEKRVVPEYYPYGSRGPVGAHYLAARYNVRWGDLGIDMDQ, via the exons ATGAATGTAGGTGCTGCCACAGCTGCCGCAGTCCCTGTTGATATTGACACTACTCAGAAGCTTTTGAATTCTGAATTATTGTCATTTACCTCGGCGGAGGAGTCTCGAGCTGAAGCCAGCTCTTACAACAATGGGAACGAGTCTGTTAGTATTACTGTCGTTGGAGCCTCTGGAGACCTTGCTAAGAAGAAGATATTTCCGGCCCTCTTTGCACTTTACTATGAGGATTGTCTTCCTAAG CACTTCACCATCTTTGGTTATGCTCGAAGTAAGATGACTGATGCTGAACTGAGAACCATGGTTAGCAAGACTCTCACTTGTAGAATTGATAAGAG AGAGAACTGCGGTGAAAAGATGGATGAGTTTCTTAAGAGATGCTTCTACCATTCTGGTCAGTATGACTCTCAGGAAAACTTTGCAGCGCTGGACAAGAAGCTTAAGGAACATGAG AATGGGAAAGCTTCTAATCGCCTGTTCTATCTATCAATTCCTCCAAACATATTCATAGATGCTGTAAAATGTGCCAGTTCATCAGCATCTTCTGGTAATGGTTGGACAAGAGTCATTGTTGAGAAGCCTTTTGGTCGAGATTCAGAATCTTCAGCTGCTTTAACAAAATCGCTCAAGCAGTATCTTCGTGAGGATCAAATTTTCAG GATTGACCACTACCTGGGGAAAGAGCTTGTGGAAAATCTATCTGTTCTCAGATTTTCAAATCTCATTTTTGAACCATTATGGTCAAGGCAGTACATAAGAAATGTACAGTTCATATTCTCAGAAGATTTTGGCACTGAAGGGCGTGGAGG GTACTTTGACAATTATGGTATCATAAGAGATATTATGCAGAATCACTTACTTCAAATACTAGCCCTCTTTGCAATGGAAACCCCTGTTAGTTTGGATGCAGAGGATATTAGAAATGAAAAG GTTAAAGTTCTTCGTTCAATGAGACCATTGGAACTTGGGACTATGGTTATAGGGCAGTACAAGAGTCACACCAAAGGAGGTGTTACATATCCAGCATACACGGATGACAAAACTGTACCGAAGGACAGCTTAACTCCAACATTTGCTGCAGCTGCCCTTTTCATAGATAACGCAAGATGGGACGGAGTGCCTTTTCTGATGAAGGCTGGGAAAGCATTACACAAAAAGGG AGCTGAGATACGGGTACAGTTCAGGCATGTGCCAGGCAACTTGTACAATCGGACTTTTGGGACTGATCTTGATCGGGCCACGAATGAACTTGTTATAAGAGTACAGCCTGATGAAGCTATTTATTTGAAGATCAACAACAAAGTTCCAGGTCTAGGAATGAAATTGGACCGCAGTCATCTGAATCTGCACTATGCAGCAAG ataTTCGAAGGAGATTCCAGATGCATATGAGAGGCTACTTCTGGATGCCATCGAAGGAGAAAGAAGACTCTTTATACGCAGCGATGAGCTCGATGCTGCATGGTCACTCTTTACACCTGTATTGAAGGAGCTAGAAGAGAAACGGGTAGTTCCAGAGTACTATCCTTATGGTAGTCGGGGTCCGGTTGGCGCTCACTATCTTGCCGCCCGATACAATGTCCGGTGGGGTGACCTTGGGATAGACATGGATCAATGA
- the LOC112744834 gene encoding glucose-6-phosphate 1-dehydrogenase 2, chloroplastic-like isoform X2, which produces MHMNVGAATAAAVPVDIDTTQKLLNSELLSFTSAEESRAEASSYNNGNESVSITVVGASGDLAKKKIFPALFALYYEDCLPKHFTIFGYARSKMTDAELRTMVSKTLTCRIDKRENCGEKMDEFLKRCFYHSGQYDSQENFAALDKKLKEHENGKASNRLFYLSIPPNIFIDAVKCASSSASSGNGWTRVIVEKPFGRDSESSAALTKSLKQYLREDQIFRIDHYLGKELVENLSVLRFSNLIFEPLWSRQYIRNVQFIFSEDFGTEGRGGYFDNYGIIRDIMQNHLLQILALFAMETPVSLDAEDIRNEKVKVLRSMRPLELGTMVIGQYKSHTKGGVTYPAYTDDKTVPKDSLTPTFAAAALFIDNARWDGVPFLMKAGKALHKKGAEIRVQFRHVPGNLYNRTFGTDLDRATNELVIRVQPDEAIYLKINNKVPGLGMKLDRSHLNLHYAARYSKEIPDAYERLLLDAIEGERRLFIRSDELDAAWSLFTPVLKELEEKRVVPEYYPYGSRGPVGAHYLAARYNVRWGDLGIDMDQ; this is translated from the exons ATG CACATGAATGTAGGTGCTGCCACAGCTGCCGCAGTCCCTGTTGATATTGACACTACTCAGAAGCTTTTGAATTCTGAATTATTGTCATTTACCTCGGCGGAGGAGTCTCGAGCTGAAGCCAGCTCTTACAACAATGGGAACGAGTCTGTTAGTATTACTGTCGTTGGAGCCTCTGGAGACCTTGCTAAGAAGAAGATATTTCCGGCCCTCTTTGCACTTTACTATGAGGATTGTCTTCCTAAG CACTTCACCATCTTTGGTTATGCTCGAAGTAAGATGACTGATGCTGAACTGAGAACCATGGTTAGCAAGACTCTCACTTGTAGAATTGATAAGAG AGAGAACTGCGGTGAAAAGATGGATGAGTTTCTTAAGAGATGCTTCTACCATTCTGGTCAGTATGACTCTCAGGAAAACTTTGCAGCGCTGGACAAGAAGCTTAAGGAACATGAG AATGGGAAAGCTTCTAATCGCCTGTTCTATCTATCAATTCCTCCAAACATATTCATAGATGCTGTAAAATGTGCCAGTTCATCAGCATCTTCTGGTAATGGTTGGACAAGAGTCATTGTTGAGAAGCCTTTTGGTCGAGATTCAGAATCTTCAGCTGCTTTAACAAAATCGCTCAAGCAGTATCTTCGTGAGGATCAAATTTTCAG GATTGACCACTACCTGGGGAAAGAGCTTGTGGAAAATCTATCTGTTCTCAGATTTTCAAATCTCATTTTTGAACCATTATGGTCAAGGCAGTACATAAGAAATGTACAGTTCATATTCTCAGAAGATTTTGGCACTGAAGGGCGTGGAGG GTACTTTGACAATTATGGTATCATAAGAGATATTATGCAGAATCACTTACTTCAAATACTAGCCCTCTTTGCAATGGAAACCCCTGTTAGTTTGGATGCAGAGGATATTAGAAATGAAAAG GTTAAAGTTCTTCGTTCAATGAGACCATTGGAACTTGGGACTATGGTTATAGGGCAGTACAAGAGTCACACCAAAGGAGGTGTTACATATCCAGCATACACGGATGACAAAACTGTACCGAAGGACAGCTTAACTCCAACATTTGCTGCAGCTGCCCTTTTCATAGATAACGCAAGATGGGACGGAGTGCCTTTTCTGATGAAGGCTGGGAAAGCATTACACAAAAAGGG AGCTGAGATACGGGTACAGTTCAGGCATGTGCCAGGCAACTTGTACAATCGGACTTTTGGGACTGATCTTGATCGGGCCACGAATGAACTTGTTATAAGAGTACAGCCTGATGAAGCTATTTATTTGAAGATCAACAACAAAGTTCCAGGTCTAGGAATGAAATTGGACCGCAGTCATCTGAATCTGCACTATGCAGCAAG ataTTCGAAGGAGATTCCAGATGCATATGAGAGGCTACTTCTGGATGCCATCGAAGGAGAAAGAAGACTCTTTATACGCAGCGATGAGCTCGATGCTGCATGGTCACTCTTTACACCTGTATTGAAGGAGCTAGAAGAGAAACGGGTAGTTCCAGAGTACTATCCTTATGGTAGTCGGGGTCCGGTTGGCGCTCACTATCTTGCCGCCCGATACAATGTCCGGTGGGGTGACCTTGGGATAGACATGGATCAATGA
- the LOC112744831 gene encoding protein LAZY 1-like isoform X1 translates to MKLLGWMHRKFRQNNSSEPFKDLVIGNSCNCLSGQSPLDDEQNYLKPNNHGVKLFKNMNQKVMRKSFAGIDSTKEHEDYYIEPSSMCDDDLFPGFLAIGTLGSSSDQVVSDPTSTPTFAISVESITEKEDEVTENDLKLINDELEKVLGADDVSIDYYSSGRNSHVSTGRNSHVSTGRSSHVSIITLSGKPITETHNNNNGGSVCPLQGYLFGTAIELSETTRTSSSSSSTMTAAATATATTKKEHRTSLGELFQRSKLAEECAKNNNENKEEKREGDKSAMNLVKEKLKKRILHHASSRNSTSMNDSSSSAAETKLNKILHMFRKKVHPESSTAAHKYSKQHRKNENKKKIMSDIKGSEIVHPDYDENEDSFINREHWIKTDADYLVLEL, encoded by the exons ATGAAG TTACTTGGCTGGATGCATAGGAAATTTCGCCAGAATAATAGTAGTGAACCATTCAAAGACTTGGTCATAG GGAACTCTTGCAATTGTCTTTCAGGGCAATCACCACTTGATGATGAACAAAACTATCTCAAACCAAACAACCATGGTGTCAAGCTTTTCAAGAACATGAACCAAAAGGTTATGAGAAAATCCTTTGCAGGCATAGATTCaacaaaagaacatgaagactATTATATTGAACCATCTTCTATGTGTGATGATGATCTCTTCCCTGGGTTCTTAGCAATTGGAACACTTGGATCTTCCTCGGATCAGGTTGTTTCCGACCCGACATCCACTCCGACTTTCGCCATTTCTGTCGAAAGTATCACGGAGAAAGAAGACGAAGTCACCGAGAACGATCTCAAGCTCATTAACGATGAGCTTGAAAAAGTTCTCGGGGCTGATGACGTTAGCATTGATTATTATTCTTCTGGAAGGAACAGCCACGTGAGCACTGGACGGAACAGCCACGTCAGCACTGGACGGAGTAGCCACGTCAGCATAATCACTCTTAGTGGAAAACCAATAACAGAAActcacaacaacaataatggtggttCTGTTTGTCCACTCCAGGGTTATCTCTTTGGAACAGCGATTGAGTTGTCGGAGACAACAAgaacctcttcttcttcttcttcgactaTGACAGCAGCAGCGACGGCGACGGCGACGACAAAGAAAGAGCACAGAACTTCACTTGGGGAATTGTTTCAGAGAAGCAAGTTGGCTGAAGAGTGCGCAaagaataataatgaaaataaggaagagaaaagggaaggtgATAAGTCTGCCATGAATTTGGTGAAAGAGAAGCTGAAGAAAAGGATCCTTCATCATGCTTCTTCAAGGAACTCCACATCAATGAATGATTCTTCTTCCTCTGCTGCTGAGACAAAACTCAATAAG ATTCTGCATATGTTTCGCAAGAAAGTTCATCCAGAAAGCTCAACAGCTGCACATAAATATTCTAAACAACACCGAAAAAATGAGAACAAGAAGAAGATTATGAGTGACATCAAAGGTAGTGAAATAGTTCATCCAGATTATGATGAAAATGAAGATTCATTCATCAACAGGGAGCACTGGATCAAAACAGATGCAGATT ACTTAGTTCTAGAGCTCTGA